The proteins below are encoded in one region of Thermosulfurimonas marina:
- a CDS encoding efflux RND transporter permease subunit: MNVVEWMQSHRRSILFLIAILALGGLAASFRLPVALFPHVDFPRVEVKLEAGDRPAERMAIEVTRPVEEAIRSVPGVRSIRSTTSRGSADISINFDWGEDMVAAMLQVESAINQVLPRLPRGTSFTVRRMDPTVFPVLAYSLTSDTHSLVELRDLALYQLRPLVSTVKGVAKVGVQGGAEEEYEVMIDPAKLDALGLSIDDVARALSAANVIKAVGRLEDHYKLYLVISDTRFQSLKEIKETIIRAGKNGLVRLDDIATVRRGTAPQWIRVTADGHDAVLLLIYQQPRGNTVEIAKEVKKKLAEFRKHLPLGIKIAKWYDQSELILSAAGSVRDAVLIGLLFAALVLWLFLRNLKMTFIAAVLVPSVLAATIILLYVLHMSFNIMTLGGLAAAVGLIIDDMIVMEEHIVRRLGELANQELGIATAVRELSRPLAGSSASTTIIFAPLAFLSGVTGAFFKALSLTMAASLLISFFVAWLGVPILANHLLTQKDAEKERPGRWASWFYERYESFMKRIMARPWLIIPVLLILVGIGWIAYHRLGSGFMPKMDEGGFVLDYRAPSGTSLTETDRLLRQVEMILQETPDVETYSRRTGLSLGGHITEANEGDFFVRLKPPPRRDIEAVMEDIRGRIERRVPGLEIEMAQLMEDLIGDLTAVPQPIEIKLFSDNGTLLRKLAPKVAEEIRKISGVVDVRDGIVLAGDALVIHVDRDRAALEGVDPEWVTRMLSYYLGGTVTTQIQKTPKMVGVRVWIPSHLRDTASKVEALRLRAPDGHFFPLRRIARVEVLTGQPQIMHEDLKRMVAVTGRISGRDMGSVIRDVKRVLNRPGLIPKGVYYELGGLYRQQQIAFAGLLAVFVSAVLLVFLLLLFLYESFRMAIAVMATTLLSLAGVFVGLWITHTEINISSMMGLTMIVGIVTETAIFYLSEYRLLPRHVPYKTALILAGRNRLRAVAMTTVAAILALMPLALGIGQGAAMLKPLAIAIISGLCLQLPLVLVVLPALLALIKREYPTG; encoded by the coding sequence GTGAATGTGGTTGAGTGGATGCAAAGCCACCGCCGTTCGATTCTCTTTTTGATTGCTATATTGGCTCTAGGAGGACTGGCTGCCAGTTTTAGACTCCCGGTGGCCCTCTTCCCCCACGTGGATTTTCCCCGCGTGGAGGTGAAACTAGAGGCTGGTGACCGACCCGCGGAACGCATGGCCATTGAGGTGACCCGCCCGGTGGAGGAGGCCATCAGGTCTGTTCCTGGAGTACGAAGCATCCGCTCCACTACCAGCCGAGGCAGCGCCGATATCTCCATCAACTTCGATTGGGGAGAAGACATGGTGGCGGCCATGCTTCAGGTAGAATCGGCCATAAACCAGGTCCTTCCCCGCCTCCCCCGGGGAACTTCTTTCACCGTAAGGCGCATGGACCCCACCGTCTTTCCAGTTTTGGCCTATAGTCTCACCTCTGACACCCATTCTCTGGTTGAACTGAGGGATCTAGCCCTTTACCAGTTACGGCCTCTGGTTTCCACCGTTAAAGGGGTGGCCAAGGTTGGAGTCCAAGGAGGGGCGGAGGAAGAATACGAGGTCATGATCGATCCGGCCAAGCTGGATGCCTTGGGGCTTTCGATAGACGATGTTGCCAGGGCCCTTTCAGCGGCCAATGTCATCAAGGCCGTAGGACGTTTGGAAGACCACTATAAACTCTATCTAGTCATCTCGGACACCCGCTTTCAGAGCCTGAAAGAAATCAAAGAGACCATCATCCGGGCCGGCAAGAATGGACTTGTTCGTCTGGACGATATTGCCACCGTCCGCCGAGGTACCGCTCCTCAATGGATCAGGGTCACAGCCGACGGCCACGATGCCGTACTCCTCCTAATTTATCAACAACCTCGGGGTAATACCGTTGAAATAGCTAAGGAGGTCAAGAAAAAGCTGGCTGAATTTCGCAAACATCTTCCCCTAGGAATCAAAATTGCCAAGTGGTATGACCAGAGCGAGCTCATCCTCTCGGCGGCCGGGAGCGTAAGGGATGCGGTGCTTATAGGCCTCCTTTTTGCCGCCCTGGTCCTTTGGCTGTTTTTGCGAAATCTCAAGATGACCTTTATTGCCGCCGTCTTGGTTCCGAGTGTCCTCGCAGCTACCATTATCCTCCTCTACGTCCTCCACATGAGCTTCAACATCATGACCCTGGGAGGCCTGGCCGCGGCCGTGGGTCTCATCATCGACGACATGATCGTCATGGAGGAACATATCGTAAGAAGGCTTGGAGAACTGGCCAATCAGGAGCTTGGCATTGCCACGGCCGTTCGGGAGCTTTCTAGGCCGCTTGCCGGCTCCTCGGCCTCGACGACCATCATTTTTGCTCCCCTGGCCTTTCTCTCCGGGGTAACCGGGGCCTTTTTTAAGGCCCTCTCTCTTACCATGGCCGCAAGCCTCCTGATCTCCTTTTTTGTGGCCTGGTTGGGGGTTCCTATCCTGGCAAATCATCTGCTTACCCAGAAAGACGCCGAAAAGGAAAGGCCCGGGAGATGGGCTTCCTGGTTCTATGAAAGATATGAAAGTTTCATGAAGAGAATTATGGCTCGACCCTGGCTCATTATTCCAGTACTTTTGATTTTGGTGGGTATCGGCTGGATAGCTTATCATCGGTTAGGCTCTGGCTTCATGCCTAAAATGGATGAGGGAGGGTTTGTACTTGATTATCGAGCTCCTTCTGGGACCTCCCTTACCGAAACGGATCGTCTCCTGCGTCAGGTCGAGATGATATTGCAAGAGACGCCAGACGTAGAGACCTATTCCCGGAGGACCGGACTCTCTCTGGGGGGCCATATTACTGAGGCCAACGAGGGCGATTTCTTCGTCCGGTTGAAGCCCCCACCCCGGAGGGATATCGAGGCTGTGATGGAGGACATAAGAGGCCGTATCGAGCGCAGGGTCCCAGGGCTTGAGATCGAGATGGCCCAGTTGATGGAAGATCTCATTGGAGATCTTACGGCTGTCCCGCAGCCCATAGAGATAAAGCTCTTTTCCGATAACGGTACTCTCTTGCGGAAACTGGCTCCCAAAGTAGCTGAAGAAATAAGAAAGATCTCCGGCGTGGTGGATGTAAGAGATGGGATCGTCCTTGCCGGCGACGCTCTGGTCATCCATGTGGACCGGGATCGAGCGGCCCTTGAAGGGGTGGATCCCGAATGGGTAACCAGAATGCTCTCTTATTACCTTGGTGGCACGGTCACCACCCAGATCCAGAAGACTCCCAAAATGGTGGGAGTTCGAGTCTGGATCCCAAGCCATCTCAGAGATACCGCCTCCAAGGTTGAGGCCCTCCGCCTGCGGGCTCCCGATGGACATTTCTTCCCTTTGAGGCGTATCGCCAGGGTGGAGGTGCTCACCGGTCAACCCCAGATAATGCACGAAGACCTAAAGAGGATGGTGGCCGTTACCGGACGTATCAGCGGTCGGGATATGGGATCGGTCATCCGGGATGTAAAGAGGGTGCTTAATCGTCCGGGACTCATTCCCAAAGGGGTCTATTATGAGCTCGGTGGTCTTTACCGTCAGCAACAAATTGCCTTTGCCGGGCTTTTGGCCGTTTTCGTGTCCGCGGTGCTTCTGGTCTTTTTGCTTCTCCTATTTCTCTATGAAAGTTTCCGGATGGCTATCGCCGTAATGGCAACCACCCTTTTGTCTCTGGCGGGAGTCTTTGTAGGTCTCTGGATTACCCATACCGAGATCAATATCTCCTCCATGATGGGGCTTACCATGATCGTGGGCATTGTTACCGAAACAGCCATTTTCTATCTCTCCGAATATCGTTTGCTTCCGCGCCATGTACCGTATAAAACGGCCTTGATCCTTGCCGGGAGAAATCGCCTGCGGGCGGTGGCCATGACCACGGTGGCTGCCATTTTGGCCCTTATGCCCCTGGCTCTCGGAATTGGTCAGGGAGCAGCTATGCTGAAGCCCCTGGCCATCGCCATAATTTCTGGTCTCTGTCTTCAATTGCCGCTGGTTCTCGTGGTTTTGCCGGCCTTATTGGCGCTTATTAAAAGAGAATATCCAACAGGTTAA
- a CDS encoding efflux RND transporter periplasmic adaptor subunit produces the protein MAILILVPLIGAIFWHLTGYSSPSSKNDNRYPQTFFRKTVAVKVARVRKGKIFETEVAYGTVIPAPGAVEIISIPFESQVRRIFVSEGEEISPGTPLLELAPSPDSLLKLEVAQTAYKMAKKKLAQLKKKKALKLATNQELLQAEQAFQEARLRLESLKKKGLGKTKTLKASQDGIVGKVYVQEGAIVPAGGPLLEIVTEGALEVRLGVEPEDISRLKPGEKVRLFPVNRPAKSAIEGIIRAVSRSVNPSTRLVNVFVVPVSHKDLLLNEYVRGEIIVAAKEALLVPRSAVLPEGDHYVLFTIKDGRARKHTVKMGLETESQVEVIGQDLHPGDLVVILGNYELEDGIAVRTEKRE, from the coding sequence TTGGCTATCCTAATCCTGGTCCCTCTTATAGGGGCCATCTTCTGGCATTTAACCGGTTACTCCTCTCCGAGTTCTAAAAACGATAACCGCTATCCCCAAACATTTTTTAGAAAGACGGTCGCCGTAAAGGTTGCTCGAGTAAGAAAGGGAAAGATCTTCGAGACTGAAGTAGCTTACGGAACGGTCATCCCCGCTCCAGGAGCGGTGGAGATTATCTCGATACCCTTTGAAAGCCAGGTAAGGCGTATTTTTGTGAGTGAAGGCGAAGAGATTAGCCCCGGAACCCCCTTGCTTGAGCTCGCTCCAAGTCCAGATAGCCTTTTGAAGCTTGAGGTGGCCCAAACGGCCTACAAGATGGCCAAAAAGAAACTCGCTCAGCTCAAAAAGAAAAAGGCTCTCAAATTGGCCACCAATCAGGAACTGCTTCAGGCGGAACAGGCCTTTCAGGAGGCCAGACTTAGGCTTGAAAGTCTCAAGAAGAAGGGACTCGGAAAGACCAAGACCCTCAAGGCCTCGCAAGACGGGATCGTCGGCAAGGTTTATGTCCAGGAAGGAGCCATCGTCCCGGCAGGAGGCCCTTTGCTAGAGATCGTAACCGAAGGGGCCCTTGAAGTCAGACTAGGAGTCGAACCAGAGGATATTTCTCGCCTGAAACCTGGAGAAAAAGTAAGACTCTTCCCGGTTAACAGACCGGCTAAGTCTGCCATAGAAGGCATTATCCGGGCCGTCTCCCGCTCGGTGAATCCTTCAACTCGGCTGGTGAACGTCTTTGTAGTCCCTGTCTCTCACAAAGACCTACTTCTTAATGAGTATGTCCGGGGCGAGATAATCGTTGCTGCTAAAGAAGCTCTCCTTGTTCCTCGTTCTGCGGTTCTTCCGGAAGGAGATCATTATGTCCTTTTTACCATCAAGGATGGTCGAGCCCGGAAACACACGGTCAAGATGGGTCTGGAAACCGAATCTCAGGTGGAGGTTATCGGCCAGGATCTCCATCCCGGAGATTTGGTGGTCATCCTTGGGAATTATGAACTTGAAGACGGAATAGCCGTTCGGACGGAGAAAAGAGAGTGA
- a CDS encoding TolC family protein: protein MKKYWKFWILVFFVLSGCAVYHPLPLDRKAEETVLKGPDIKALGIEISRIKHPLLKPVKFDLKDGLSPDEAAILAVVANPELRAVRDEKKIASAQLLQAGLLPNPQLSASYEIPTAGVTSGTVNAYTFQLDWEITALLTRGARVSSARAEKAAVDLNVAWKEWQVAEAAKLHALRLLWAEKKVALLREAERELKKNLTLVERAVSLGEKTALDLAAARAAYQKIRLDLETAREERARERLTLNRILGFPPNTYLKIQKDVRLLSWPPPIKREKLLSGLAERRLDLLALKMSYQAQDERLRAAVLSQFPKIGIGLLRAKDTGDVITTGLAVSIELPFFDRGQAHIALEEATRKKLYDEYLARLFSARAEVAEILEKMAFVRRKIVASEEAKAALQRLLVTYKEALHQGNADLLGYYRLQNELLAKRLELLRLRQTQSDLGVALEIASGVYLPMRCKTLGIVNPKGDMK, encoded by the coding sequence ATGAAAAAATATTGGAAGTTTTGGATCTTAGTTTTCTTTGTGCTTTCGGGCTGTGCGGTCTATCATCCTTTGCCTCTTGACCGAAAGGCGGAGGAGACGGTCCTTAAAGGCCCGGATATTAAAGCTCTGGGAATAGAGATCTCTCGGATAAAACATCCCCTTCTCAAACCCGTAAAGTTCGATCTAAAGGACGGGCTCTCTCCGGATGAGGCCGCCATTTTGGCCGTGGTGGCCAATCCCGAGCTCCGGGCGGTAAGGGACGAAAAGAAGATAGCCTCCGCCCAGTTACTTCAGGCCGGCCTCCTTCCCAACCCTCAGCTTTCTGCAAGTTACGAGATTCCCACAGCAGGAGTGACTTCCGGAACGGTAAATGCTTACACCTTCCAGCTTGATTGGGAGATAACCGCCTTACTTACCAGGGGGGCCAGGGTTTCTTCGGCCAGGGCGGAAAAGGCCGCGGTTGATCTCAACGTGGCCTGGAAGGAATGGCAGGTAGCCGAGGCCGCCAAACTCCACGCCTTGCGTCTACTCTGGGCCGAAAAGAAAGTAGCCCTTTTACGAGAGGCCGAAAGGGAGCTAAAGAAGAACCTCACCTTGGTCGAAAGGGCCGTCTCCCTTGGAGAAAAGACGGCTCTCGATCTGGCCGCTGCCAGGGCCGCCTACCAGAAGATAAGGCTTGACCTTGAAACTGCGAGAGAGGAAAGGGCCCGGGAAAGGCTTACGCTAAACCGCATTCTCGGCTTTCCTCCGAACACTTACCTGAAGATTCAAAAGGATGTCCGGCTCCTCTCCTGGCCCCCACCCATCAAAAGAGAGAAGCTTCTTTCTGGACTTGCGGAAAGGAGACTCGATCTCCTGGCCTTAAAGATGAGCTATCAGGCCCAGGACGAACGTCTTCGGGCAGCGGTACTTTCCCAGTTTCCCAAAATAGGAATCGGTCTTCTTCGGGCCAAGGATACCGGAGACGTGATCACCACCGGACTGGCGGTCTCCATAGAGCTTCCCTTCTTTGACCGGGGCCAGGCCCACATTGCCCTAGAGGAAGCCACCCGCAAGAAGCTCTACGACGAATACCTGGCGAGACTCTTTTCCGCCCGAGCCGAGGTGGCAGAAATCCTTGAAAAGATGGCCTTTGTGCGCCGGAAGATCGTTGCTTCCGAGGAGGCTAAAGCAGCCCTCCAAAGATTGCTTGTCACTTACAAGGAGGCCCTCCACCAGGGAAATGCCGATCTTCTTGGTTACTACCGGCTGCAAAACGAACTTTTGGCCAAACGTCTCGAACTTCTTAGGCTCAGGCAGACACAAAGCGACCTCGGGGTGGCCCTGGAGATCGCCTCCGGGGTCTACCTTCCGATGAGGTGCAAGACGTTGGGAATTGTTAATCCCAAAGGAGATATGAAGTAG
- a CDS encoding sensor histidine kinase, with protein sequence MRPKSLFRSLAFRLATLYALLFLGSLVGLFGAVHLILSQRLLQNQDQDLQEDLREIFTLYERKGLPGLKDLAAAEAREKGPGHYFFRLRDARKRVIFIEGSSWFSRLPWPEKTPAVPTFYLFRAPSGVKIRGVVFQLGPYRAEMAVSLRFEGRTLREVHRAFLWSGGLALLLTLPLGFWLSRRSLRPIREMERVSREIMESRDFSRRVPLSGRGDEADRLAETFNLLLSRLEIYFRELLQIFDNLAHDFKNLLAHVRLLAERALEREGSEREELLVNILYESDRFLHLLDLLLDLSEAETGLLRLRWERFPLKDLLAEIRQVFEPLAAEKNLQFEVCLPEKELVILGDRARLLQALFNLVDNAFKYTPSGRRVRVEATEKDRMVRIKVEDAGPGLSPEEIPRIFDRFYTGRKGPKGRGLGLALVRAYIEAHGGEIRVESEPGRGSVFYIVLPQTSPVETTHPAKEIVQD encoded by the coding sequence ATGAGACCTAAATCCCTCTTCCGTTCCCTGGCTTTCCGCCTGGCCACCCTCTATGCCTTGCTTTTCTTGGGAAGTTTGGTTGGGCTCTTCGGTGCGGTTCATCTCATCTTGAGCCAGCGTCTCCTTCAGAACCAGGACCAGGATCTCCAGGAGGATCTGCGCGAAATCTTCACCCTTTACGAGCGCAAGGGGCTACCCGGACTTAAAGACCTAGCCGCAGCCGAAGCAAGGGAAAAGGGGCCTGGACATTATTTTTTTCGCCTGAGAGATGCCCGGAAACGGGTGATCTTCATCGAGGGTTCCTCTTGGTTTTCCCGTCTCCCCTGGCCCGAAAAGACCCCGGCTGTGCCGACATTTTATCTCTTTCGGGCCCCCTCGGGAGTCAAGATAAGGGGAGTGGTCTTCCAACTAGGGCCCTACCGGGCGGAGATGGCCGTGTCCCTGCGTTTTGAGGGTCGGACTCTGCGGGAAGTACACCGGGCCTTTCTCTGGTCTGGAGGGCTGGCCCTGCTTTTAACTCTTCCCCTTGGTTTCTGGCTCTCTCGACGTTCTCTACGACCTATCCGGGAGATGGAAAGGGTTTCCCGGGAAATCATGGAAAGTCGGGACTTCTCCAGGCGGGTCCCCCTTTCCGGACGGGGAGATGAGGCCGACCGTTTGGCCGAGACCTTCAATCTTCTTCTAAGCCGGCTAGAGATATATTTTCGAGAACTGCTCCAGATCTTCGATAACCTAGCCCACGATTTCAAGAATTTATTAGCCCACGTAAGACTTTTGGCGGAAAGGGCCCTGGAGAGGGAAGGCTCTGAAAGGGAAGAGCTCCTGGTGAACATTCTCTATGAAAGCGACCGTTTCCTCCATCTCTTGGACCTCCTCCTCGACCTTTCCGAGGCCGAAACCGGCCTCCTCAGACTGCGCTGGGAACGTTTTCCCTTAAAGGATCTTCTGGCGGAAATCCGCCAGGTCTTCGAGCCCCTGGCTGCAGAAAAAAATCTGCAGTTCGAGGTCTGTCTGCCAGAAAAAGAGCTCGTGATCCTCGGTGATCGTGCCCGCCTACTTCAAGCCCTCTTCAATTTGGTGGACAACGCCTTCAAATACACTCCCTCCGGCAGGCGGGTGAGGGTGGAGGCTACTGAAAAAGATCGTATGGTAAGGATCAAGGTGGAAGATGCCGGTCCAGGGCTTTCTCCAGAGGAAATCCCGCGGATCTTTGACCGGTTTTATACCGGAAGAAAAGGCCCGAAAGGGCGGGGACTGGGCCTGGCCTTGGTGCGGGCCTACATAGAGGCCCACGGAGGAGAGATTAGAGTAGAAAGCGAACCCGGCCGGGGTTCCGTCTTTTACATAGTCCTGCCCCAGACATCACCAGTCGAAACGACCCATCCTGCAAAAGAGATCGTACAAGATTAA
- a CDS encoding response regulator transcription factor, producing MRKILIVEDDRNLLEFISRGLREAGFSVEEAPDALTAQTILSGTEIDLMILDLMLPDMNGFEFLQRVRRRWPQLPVLILSARSSVEDRVRGLELGSDDYLTKPFSFAELLARVKALLRRASRPSEGEETVLRAGSLEMDLLRREVRMHGRPVDLSPKEFALLEYLLRNQGRVLTKIQILERIWGYHFSPESNIVEVYICRLREKLGLKKGERPSIRTIREVGYILTDET from the coding sequence ATGCGTAAAATCCTGATCGTGGAAGATGATCGAAACCTTCTGGAATTCATCTCTCGGGGGCTGCGAGAGGCCGGTTTTTCGGTGGAGGAGGCCCCGGACGCCTTGACCGCCCAAACTATTCTTTCCGGAACGGAAATAGACCTCATGATCCTAGACCTCATGCTTCCGGATATGAATGGCTTTGAATTTTTACAGCGCGTCCGCAGGCGCTGGCCACAGCTTCCGGTCCTCATTCTGAGCGCCCGAAGCTCGGTGGAAGACCGGGTACGGGGCTTGGAACTGGGAAGCGATGATTACCTCACCAAACCCTTTTCCTTTGCCGAACTTCTGGCTCGGGTAAAGGCCCTCTTACGGCGGGCCTCCCGCCCGAGCGAAGGGGAGGAGACGGTCTTGCGGGCTGGATCTCTGGAGATGGACCTCTTGCGCCGGGAAGTGCGTATGCACGGCAGACCGGTGGACCTTTCCCCCAAAGAATTCGCCCTTCTGGAGTATCTCCTGCGTAATCAAGGGCGCGTCCTCACCAAGATTCAGATCCTAGAACGGATCTGGGGGTATCATTTCTCGCCGGAATCCAATATCGTAGAGGTCTACATCTGCCGGCTTCGAGAAAAACTGGGTCTAAAGAAGGGTGAACGCCCCAGCATCCGCACCATAAGGGAGGTGGGCTATATTTTAACTGATGAGACCTAA
- a CDS encoding ArnT family glycosyltransferase codes for MSKEILKVFLLALFLGLWFQGTRPFMGRDEHRYPQVARTMRSRGEWLVPYWEKHPHLTKPPVIYWMIAAGEKLFGSGPWGARIPHALALAVTAAAIAALGAKLFGEEGFKAGFLYAVTLTPFVAANIVTPDTPLVMWEVLAAWAFFTRPLLAWVFWGLAFMTKGTAVFPVMLPFVWYGWLAKKDLRGLTKGLALFLLVALPWHLYIQMRFPYFWKIFLKEEISGRLLHNYYHRNSAWYAPFYIYLPLLTVGALPGFVWFIRDFKGLRDLWREIHLRVILLWYAVPLTVFWLAKSRLPLYILPLFAPFSLMVVGLRLKRGRALPGPPFWGFWIAGLLVLKAALSWYFKSHGIFPEP; via the coding sequence ATGTCTAAAGAAATCTTGAAAGTATTTTTGTTGGCCTTGTTTCTGGGCCTTTGGTTTCAGGGGACGCGGCCCTTCATGGGGCGAGACGAGCACCGCTATCCGCAGGTCGCCCGTACTATGCGGAGTCGGGGCGAGTGGCTCGTTCCTTACTGGGAGAAGCATCCGCATCTCACCAAACCCCCAGTTATCTACTGGATGATAGCCGCAGGGGAGAAGCTCTTCGGGTCCGGGCCCTGGGGGGCGCGTATTCCCCACGCCCTGGCCCTGGCCGTTACTGCCGCGGCAATAGCGGCCCTCGGGGCAAAACTTTTCGGGGAAGAGGGTTTTAAGGCGGGCTTCCTTTATGCTGTGACCCTCACCCCCTTTGTGGCGGCTAACATTGTCACCCCAGACACCCCCTTAGTGATGTGGGAGGTCCTTGCGGCCTGGGCCTTTTTCACCAGGCCTCTCCTTGCTTGGGTCTTCTGGGGCTTGGCCTTCATGACCAAGGGCACGGCGGTATTCCCGGTCATGCTCCCTTTTGTCTGGTATGGCTGGCTGGCCAAAAAAGATCTCCGGGGCCTAACTAAGGGATTGGCCCTTTTCCTGCTGGTGGCGCTTCCCTGGCATCTTTACATTCAGATGCGCTTTCCCTATTTCTGGAAGATCTTTCTTAAAGAGGAAATAAGCGGAAGACTTTTACATAATTATTATCATCGTAACAGCGCCTGGTATGCCCCCTTTTATATTTATCTTCCCCTACTTACCGTAGGGGCCCTTCCCGGATTCGTGTGGTTTATAAGGGATTTTAAGGGCCTTCGGGATCTCTGGCGGGAGATCCACCTCCGGGTGATCCTTTTGTGGTACGCGGTCCCTCTTACGGTTTTTTGGCTGGCCAAATCCCGCCTTCCTCTCTACATTCTGCCTCTTTTTGCCCCCTTTTCCTTGATGGTGGTGGGTTTGCGGTTAAAGAGAGGCAGGGCCCTCCCCGGTCCCCCGTTTTGGGGTTTTTGGATTGCCGGGCTTTTAGTCCTTAAGGCCGCGCTTTCCTGGTACTTCAAAAGTCATGGTATATTTCCTGAGCCATGA
- a CDS encoding ArnT family glycosyltransferase — MKRERFLIFALILGCGVFLFWNLGERPLWGVEGRWAEGVREMILRGDWWVPTLNGVPHITKPLIPYWLIRLAALVFGGLNEFTVRLPVALCAAGTLGAFYFLARTFFEPFWALTATGLMATTWGFVAYARVAQSEIYQLFGITAALAFYFRFRERESLWGYLGFWLSAVFAALSKGLPGLVVPLMIAALELFWRRNFRHLNPKNLTVGLLALGLYFGHYYALSRATHSELPFYLFFRENVLQAVSPYDNREPFYVYFYYVPLLLLPWTPFFLVGGLWAVRGWRRISEAEKLVLLAIGAIFILFTLARARRSYYILPIVPLCLLVTTAYLRRALREPDPLSRALFYLYGLLTFLLGLGAVLLPFLWPHAGLPFPLKLAVGFSGLALLLALALCMAWDLAPWGLIWSYLIAAICGLALLTPQLTPPSEKVFGRALRKIARAEKTSPCALGKVSANLLFYLSWPEPVPSFRKPEELSPSCRLVFFREKFYKKEGRIKEIVKERGLRLYGLPARWRSRDENKNYLLASPSEVPSEDLRPCP, encoded by the coding sequence ATGAAGCGGGAGCGATTTCTGATTTTTGCGCTGATCCTGGGCTGCGGGGTTTTCCTTTTCTGGAATCTAGGAGAGCGCCCCCTCTGGGGGGTGGAGGGGCGGTGGGCCGAAGGGGTGCGGGAGATGATCCTCCGGGGGGACTGGTGGGTCCCCACCCTAAACGGTGTGCCCCACATCACTAAACCCCTTATCCCCTACTGGCTTATCCGCCTCGCGGCTCTGGTTTTCGGAGGGCTCAACGAGTTTACGGTGCGACTCCCGGTAGCCCTTTGTGCCGCCGGCACCCTCGGGGCCTTTTATTTTCTGGCCCGGACCTTTTTTGAGCCCTTCTGGGCCCTCACGGCCACCGGGCTAATGGCCACCACTTGGGGCTTTGTGGCCTACGCCCGGGTGGCTCAGAGCGAGATCTACCAGCTTTTCGGGATCACCGCCGCCCTGGCCTTCTACTTCCGCTTTCGGGAGCGGGAGAGCCTTTGGGGGTATTTAGGGTTCTGGCTTTCGGCGGTCTTCGCCGCCCTTTCCAAGGGGCTTCCCGGGCTGGTAGTACCCTTAATGATCGCCGCCCTGGAGCTTTTCTGGCGGCGCAATTTCCGGCACCTCAACCCCAAAAACCTAACGGTAGGTCTCCTCGCCTTGGGTCTTTATTTTGGCCATTATTATGCCCTCTCTCGGGCTACCCATAGCGAACTCCCTTTTTATCTCTTTTTCCGGGAAAATGTGCTCCAGGCGGTCTCCCCCTATGACAATCGTGAACCCTTCTATGTGTACTTTTATTATGTGCCCCTCCTCCTTCTTCCCTGGACCCCCTTTTTCTTGGTGGGAGGGCTGTGGGCGGTAAGGGGCTGGCGGAGAATTTCGGAAGCCGAGAAGCTGGTACTCCTGGCGATCGGGGCCATCTTTATCCTTTTCACCCTGGCCCGGGCCCGTCGCTCTTACTATATCCTGCCCATCGTTCCCCTGTGCCTTCTGGTAACCACGGCCTATTTACGGAGGGCTCTGAGGGAGCCGGATCCTCTTTCTCGGGCCCTCTTTTACCTTTATGGCCTCTTGACCTTTCTTCTGGGGCTTGGGGCCGTACTTTTGCCCTTTCTCTGGCCTCATGCAGGGCTTCCTTTTCCTCTCAAACTTGCCGTTGGATTTTCGGGGCTGGCCCTTCTTTTGGCCCTGGCCCTCTGTATGGCCTGGGATCTAGCTCCCTGGGGACTTATCTGGTCGTATCTTATAGCGGCCATCTGCGGGCTTGCGCTTCTTACCCCGCAGCTTACTCCCCCCTCGGAAAAGGTCTTCGGGAGGGCCCTGCGAAAGATAGCCCGGGCGGAAAAGACTTCTCCCTGTGCCCTGGGCAAAGTCTCGGCCAATCTCCTATTCTATCTTTCCTGGCCGGAACCTGTCCCCTCTTTCCGAAAGCCAGAGGAGCTCTCCCCTTCCTGCAGGCTTGTCTTTTTTAGGGAAAAGTTTTATAAGAAGGAGGGCCGCATAAAGGAAATTGTGAAAGAAAGGGGCTTAAGGCTTTACGGTTTGCCTGCAAGATGGCGTTCTAGGGATGAAAACAAGAACTATCTCTTAGCCAGCCCTTCGGAAGTCCCCTCGGAGGATTTGAGACCTTGTCCATGA